Proteins encoded in a region of the Macrobrachium nipponense isolate FS-2020 chromosome 39, ASM1510439v2, whole genome shotgun sequence genome:
- the LOC135209968 gene encoding phosphatidylinositol 3,4,5-trisphosphate 3-phosphatase cnrN-like yields the protein MYERLTKGQETCGNSVGNYNNNINNHSINSDYNNNNNNVNSINADSDDSSGGSRLNTGADDTYIPLNVQRTVNFPMNAKTFTPPPPLPPIGNDCVKKGELLILNVLNREVTHKKVNPDLTSVIAILFTDHQILYVKALVNHLQNSAQLNGMQKNCLTRLTDITF from the coding sequence ATGTATGAGAGGTTAACAAAAGGTCAGGAAACTTGTGGTAACAGCGTCGgaaattacaacaacaacattaataaccATAGCATCAATAgcgattacaataataataataataatgttaacagcATCAATGCAGACAGTGATGACAGCAGTGGAGGAAGTAGGTTGAACACAGGTGCAGATGACACATACATTCCTCTTAATGTGCAGAGAACTGTGAACTTTCCCATGAATGCTAAAACATTTACACCGCCACCTCCTTTACCTCCCATCGGAAATGACTGTGTGAAGAAGGGAGAGCTGCTAATTTTGAATGTGCTCAACCGTGAAGTTACCCACAAAAAAGTAAATCCCGACCTGACTAGTGTTATTGCTATATTGTTCACAGATCATCAGATACTTTATGTAAAAGCTTTAGTTAATCATCTGCAAAATTCAGCGCAATTGAATGGAATGCAGAAGAACTGTCTCACCCGCTTAACGGATATAACATTTTAG
- the LOC135209971 gene encoding protein FAM200C-like: MFAKYLTADAKGETILQCMQQYFEKHNIPFSNITAVDTDGSPAMVGWYRGFASLLKQKVPDVRTEHCVLYRQHLVGKKLSDGLHDALKVCIRAINKIKAHPLNSRLFALLCEENDDMYKQLLLHTEVRWLSRGHSLQRLVDLYDLTVQFLGDVDSSLCEEFKKCKNSLFYLADLYSKFNETLNRLQGKDVTIIQAKTVLLWFQGKLSLFRALLSHIEIYMTHLENLVEDFEGRFEDLEKVKVPDWILSPFDFEIRNVDVASHLEEESIDMTVDLEASALFRRKERRC, from the coding sequence ATGTTTGCCAAATATCTCACAGCTGATGCAAAAGGTGAGACAATTTTACAATGTATGCAGCAGTATTTTGAAAAGCACAATATACCTTTTAGCAATATTACTGCAGTGGATACTGATGGTTCACCAGCGATGGTGGGTTGGTACAGAGGATTTGCAAGCCTACTCAAACAGAAAGTGCCTGATGTACGTACCGAACACTGTGTACTGTACAGACAACATCTTGTAGGCAAGAAACTAAGTGATGGACTGCATGATGCTTTGAAAGTGTGCATTAGGGCAATTAACAAAATCAAAGCACATCCACTTAACTCACGATTGTTTGCGCTGCTGTGTGAAGAAAATGATGACATGTATAAGCAATTACTCCTGCACACTGAGGTAAGGTGGCTCTCTAGGGGTCACAGCTTGCAAAGACTTGTTGACTTATATGACTTAACTGTTCAGTTCCTGGGAGACGTGGACTCATCTTTATGTGAAgagtttaaaaaatgcaaaaattccttGTTCTATTTAGCAGACCTCTATTCTAAATTTAATGAGACACTAAACCGACTACAAGGTAAAGATGTTACCATCATTCAGGCCAAGACAGTTTTACTATGGTTCCAAGGCAAGCTTAGCTTGTTTAGAGCTTTACTGTCACATATAGAAATTTACATGACTCATTTGGAGAATTTAGTTGAAGACTTTGAAGGGCGCTTTGAAGACCTGGAAAAAGTAAAAGTGCCAGATTGGATTCTAAGTCCGTTTGATTTTGAAATAAGGAATGTAGATGTTGCCTCACACCTGGAAGAGGAATCCATTGACATGACTGTGGACCTTGAAGCAAGTGCCTTGTTCAGAAGAAAAGAACGACGTTGCTAA
- the LOC135209969 gene encoding piggyBac transposable element-derived protein 4-like has protein sequence MPRNSFLPLDRYFNTFNRRAIARNNPDRFILVRPVLEYIHERCQILVVPGNNLSLDEGMMPYKGRLSIKVYNPKKPKKYGVKLSFITESNTGYVVDFSVYSRVFFTLRWHCVQSCGSFPKTMGHHLFMDNYYNSVSLAQELYEADYDFSSDSGPCVSAAARGSHTGVPTEGRRQETVPAVPYEWLKERHPGFSSVRTCNIALCRFRECDRKYHTAVVYWSAPTLGTTEGAEGRRMAAVISSKGMRLPPPPLRPRNGLPASKNEKEYVYSLHIDLLLTRTLRNKPGIKPSTTFAVKHYIQPSGSHLTLIAPSFAVSCIKALYYVPTTLAGLSGDMDYISKNSSFEYYPYKGHLVLLSKSFGACVSPL, from the exons ATGCCCCGTAATAGTTTCCTgccgttggacaggtatttcaacaccttcaaccgaagggccatagcCCGGAATAACCCTGATCGcttcatcttagtccgcccagtgttggagtacattcaTGAACGGTGCCAAATTCTTGTGGTTCCTGGCAacaacctttctttggatgaggggatgatgccttacaaaggacgtctgagcataaaagtgtacaaccccaagaagccaaagaaatatggtgtgaaattgtcatttattacggagtccaacactggatacgtcgtggacttctctGTGTATTCCAGGGTCTTCTTCACGCTGCGATGGCACtgtgttcagtcttgtggatcTTTTCCCAAAACCATGGGacaccacctgtttatggataattattataattcggtatccctggcccaggaactgtatgaagcag ATTACGACTTCTCGTCAGATAGTGGACcttgtgtgtcggctgcagccaggggatcacacactggagttCCTACGGAAGGGCGCAGGCAAGAAACGGTGCCGgctgtgccatatgaatggctgAAGGAGAGACACCCCGGTTTTTCTTCTGTTCGCACATGCAATATAGCTCTTTGTAGGTtcagggagtgtgaccgcaagtacCACACTGCGGTCGTATATTGGAGTGCGCCTACCCTAGGGACAACGGAGGGCGCAGAGGGCCGCCGAATGGCGGCAGTCATCAGCAGTAAGGGCATGCGTCTCCCTCccccacct CTTCGTCCTAGAAATGGGTTACCGGCCTCTAAGAACGAAAAAGAGTACGTCTATAGTCTTCACATAGATCTACTTCTAACAAGAACGCTGCGAAATAAGCCGGGTATTAAG CCTTCAACAACGTTTGCAGTAAAACATTATATCCAGCCTTCTGGCTCACATCTTACTCTCATCGCGCCTTCCTTTGCTGTTTCATGTATAAAGGCATTATACTACGTCCCTACTACTCTAGCAGGATTATCTGGCGATATGGATTATATCTCTAAAA ACTCTTCATTCGAGTATTACCCCTATAAAGGTCACCTTGTCCTCttgtctaaatcgtttggtgCTTGTGTATCACCTTTATGA